The following proteins are encoded in a genomic region of Dioscorea cayenensis subsp. rotundata cultivar TDr96_F1 chromosome 8, TDr96_F1_v2_PseudoChromosome.rev07_lg8_w22 25.fasta, whole genome shotgun sequence:
- the LOC120266325 gene encoding probable L-type lectin-domain containing receptor kinase S.5 — translation MLGAKTLYLALLIILIPTSINGFPYTNFNSSNTKDDFFFSNDAGVRLGALQITPDNNNNNLLVNRSGRVIYNTPFKLWQPLNSTTNQSASFSTSFLINIADVTLTPGEGIAFVIVPSVAEPPLASFGGYLGLTNETLDGKPSNQIIAVEFDTVKQEANNDPDDNHVGLNINSVKSVATTSLSPLGIKIASFPATNYTVWIDYDGVAHRINVSIASQGVAKPSNPALSEHLDISLYVASLSNFGFAGSTSTNVELNCVLEWNLNVEALPCDDKKDGIAVWIIAVIVIVSIALVMVVGYLVYRRRMKKRNPVVLLGALKRLPGTPKEFKFKELKKATKNFDEKMRLGQGGFGVVYKGVLPEDSTEVAVKKFSRDSTKCVDDFLSELIIINKLRHKHLVKLVGWCHENGVLLLVYDYMPNGSLDTHLFGGPVLKWSLRYNIISGVASALHYLHNEYDERVVHRDLKASNIMLDAAFNARLGDFGLARALETDKTSYAEMEQLGVPGTVGYIAPECFHTGKATRESDVYAFGAVILEIVCGRRPLCDVYGFQSLVDWVWKLHREGTILDAVDVRLAGVYDPEEAQRLLQLGLACSHPAPGERPKAEAVVQIIGGAVAPPLVPPFKPAFIWPAAVVDYDILASTSTISLSATSASWTPHSLSKD, via the exons ATGCTGGGAGCCAAAACCCTCTACCTTGCTCTTCTCATCATTCTCATCCCAACCAGCATCAATGGCTTCCCATACACAAACTTCAACTCATCCAATACCAAGGAtgacttcttcttctccaatgaTGCTGGTGTGAGGCTAGGGGCATTGCAGATCACCCCggacaacaataataataacttgcTGGTGAACAGGTCCGGCCGCGTCATCTACAACACACCATTCAAGCTCTGGCAGCCATTGAACTCCACCACAAACCAGTCAGCTTCTTTCTCCACTTCATTTCTCATTAACATAGCCGATGTAACCCTTACTCCTGGTGAAGGCATCGCCTTCGTTATCGTCCCATCTGTTGCTGAGCCTCCTCTGGCTAGCTTTGGTGGCTACCTAGGCCTCACCAACGAAACTCTGGATGGTAAACCTTCTAATCAGATAATAGCCGTGGAGTTCGATACTGTCAAACAAGAGGCTAATAATGATCCAGATGACAACCATGTTGGTCTGAATATCAACAGTGTCAAGTCCGTTGCCACCACATCACTCTCACCCCTTGGCATTAAGATCGCATCTTTTCCGGCTACTAACTACACCGTCTGGATCGACTATGATGGTGTTGCTCACCGGATCAATGTGTCCATAGCTTCCCAGGGAGTGGCTAAACCCAGCAATCCAGCCCTTAGTGAACATCTTGATATCAGTTTGTACGTTGCTTCATTGTCCAACTTTGGCTTTGCCGGGTCAACCAGCACCAACGTTGAGCTTAACTGCGTCCTCGAATGGAACCTCAATGTTGAGGCTCTCCCTTGTGATGATAAGAAAGATGGCATAGCTGTGTGGATTATTGCTGTGATCGTTATAGTATCGATTGCGCTGGTTATGGTTGTTGGGTACTTGGTGTATAGGAGGCGTATGAAGAAGAGAAATCCGGTTGTCCTATTGGGGGCTCTAAAACGCTTGCCAGGAACACCGAAAGAATTCAAGTTCAAGGAGCTGAAGAAGGCCACCAAGAACTTTGATGAGAAGATGAGGTTAGGACAAGGAGGGTTTGGGGTTGTCTACAAGGGTGTGCTCCCAGAGGATAGCACAGAGGTGGCCGTGAAGAAATTCTCTAGAGACAGCACCAAGTGTGTGGACGATTTCCTCTCCgagctcatcatcatcaacaagctACGCCACAAGCATTTGGTCAAGCTCGTTG GATGGTGCCACGAGAACGGAGTACTCCTCTTGGTGTACGATTACATGCCTAATGGAAGCTTAGACACGCACTTGTTCGGAGGGCCGGTGCTGAAATGGAGTCTAAGATACAACATCATCTCCGGCGTAGCCTCGGCGCTCCACTACCTGCACAACGAGTACGACGAAAGGGTCGTGCACAGAGACCTCAAGGCCTCCAACATCATGCTCGACGCTGCATTCAACGCGCGTCTTGGTGACTTCGGCCTGGCCCGTGCTCTCGAGACGGACAAGACCTCGTACGCCGAGATGGAACAGCTCGGCGTGCCTGGCACCGTGGGTTACATCGCCCCCGAGTGCTTCCACACCGGGAAGGCCACGCGTGAGTCCGATGTATACGCGTTCGGTGCGGTCATTCTGGAGATCGTGTGCGGTCGTCGTCCTCTTTGCGATGTCTATGGGTTTCAATCCTTGGTTGACTGGGTATGGAAGTTGCACAGAGAGGGGACGATACTGGACGCGGTGGACGTGAGGCTCGCCGGCGTGTACGACCCAGAGGAGGCGCAGAGGCTGCTGCAGCTGGGGCTGGCGTGTAGCCACCCGGCGCCGGGGGAGAGACCAAAAGCGGAGGCGGTGGTGCAGATCATTGGCGGGGCGGTAGCGCCGCCGCTTGTTCCGCCATTCAAGCCGGCGTTCATCTGGCCGGCGGCGGTGGTTGATTATGATATTTTGGCATCCACGTCAACCATCTCCTTGTCTGCCACGTCGGCATCATGGACCCCACATAGCTTAAGTAAGGACTAA